From Microtus ochrogaster isolate Prairie Vole_2 unplaced genomic scaffold, MicOch1.0 UNK1, whole genome shotgun sequence:
NNNNNNNNNNNNNNNNNNNNNNNNNNNNNNNNNNNNNNNNNNNNNNNNNNNNNNNNNNNNNNNNNNNNNNNNNNNNNNNNNNNNNNNNNNNNNNNNNNNNNNNNNNNNNNNNNNNNNNNNNNNNNNNNNNNNNNNNNNNNNNNNNNNNNNNNNNNNNNNNNNNNNNNNNNNNNNNNNNNNNNNNNNNNNNNNNNNNNNNNNNNNNNNNNNNNNNNNNNNNNNNNNNNNNNNNNNNNNNNNNNNNNNNNNNNNNNNNNNNNNNNNNNNNNNNNNNNNNNNNNNNNNNNNNNNNNNNNNNNNNNNNNNNNNNNNNNNNNNNNNNNNNNNNNNNNNNNNNNNNNNNNNNNNNNNNNNNNNNNNNNNNNNNNNNNNNNNNNNNtagaccaggctggtctcgaactcacagagatccgcctgcctctgcctcccgagtgctgggattaaaggtgtgcgccaccactgcccggcttcaatttacttttttgttctaCAATGGTGGGAGTTGAAGTTTCTCCCAGTCTCTTAACttctgccaccccaccccctctctctcctgagttctctgtgtaaccctggctgtcccagaactactTCTGTAGactgtgctggccttgaatttagagatccacctgcctctgcttcccaactacTAGCATCCCACACCACCCCACCTGGCTTTCtgactttgctttctgtcttagcAAACTATTCCTGATTTCTCTCTCAAGTGGTAACTCTCAAGATTCCCAAAAGGTGTGGGCATGATTCTCTCGCCTCCAtagcccaagtgctgggattgcaggtgtgctctGTTAGTGCAGGGAATAGAATCCAGGCACTCACAACGCTGGCAAGGGCTCCACCAACCCAGCTACATcagtcttctttttcattttgagagtCTATTTATAGGAGCGTGGGCActttaccagtggctacaccactgaataaaatgtccttctctcttccagcaACCATAAACTGACTAAAAAATCCTCAGGGAGGGTTGGGGCCttgtagcccccccccctttttttttgagagaggatctttTGTAGCCCAAGTTGACTTTGAACCCAGTATgtgactgaggatgaccttgaggtGTTCCTGCATCCATTGGAGTGCTCGGGTCAAAGGCAAgaaccatcacacctggctaaaTGCTGtacctttatttttttgtggggggCGGGGGAATGGGAGGGTAAGGGAACTCAATTaatttgtagacctggctgactgaccttgaactcaagagagcTGGGCCTGCTTCGGTCTCCTGAGTGCCTGGCTCTGTGTGGTTTTCGAGATGGGGGTCTCAGTATGTAGGTTGGTCTCTAAACCTGTGAGCGTCCTgagcttcctgtctcagcctcctgggcgCGTGGCTTGCCTATGCCATCACatccattcttttttaaagtctCCAGCATTAGTATTCCTCCATCAGCCTGGAACATTCTCTTTTCTTAAGGGCACTCTCTAGTGAACTACTCTGATGTTTCAATTGTTTCTCTCAAAGTATTTATTTGTACAGTGTTGTGGACTGAACACAGGGCTCTGTGTATACTAGACAGTTGCCCTATCACTAAACTACTTTTGAGGCCCTGCTGTGTGAGGCCATGACTGACAGGTGCTGAGAGACACCAGTATCCAAGACTAAGTCCCTCAGCATCAAAATTACACCTCCCCACCACTCAGCTTCTGGTCCATGTTTACTTGCTGGCATGTAGCTGTAACTTCATTTCTAGTTACTGTGgaatatttctgtgtgtttacaaATCTGTCACCATGGCCTGCCTGGGACACACTGTTCTTATGTCTGTACCCAGCCTCCCCAGTGTGTATTCTGCTCGACACATCTCGGCCTCCTTGGCTATAAGACTTTGCAGTGGCTGCTCCTGCCTTTCATTTCTCCAAGGTGGGAGCCATCCTATGCTTTGCTGCCTAAATTACCTTAAAATTACTGGGCGTGTCGGGGTGGAGGGCTGGAAGTTCAAGTGCTTTCCCGCAGTACATTTGAACCATTTCCCTCCTTCAGGAACTCCGCCGGTTTGTCTCAAGACTCAAGTTTGTTGTCCACTTGCCCTGATTAGTGCTGTTTCCAGAAAACACTACTAGGTCCTCCCTGGCCCCATACCCCTCCTGGTCACTCAGCTAAGTTAGTACACATCATCCCCCCACCACCCTtttctggcttgtttttttttgagatagggtttctttgtgtaactttggagcctgttcctgcactcactctgtagtccaggctggcctcgaactcagagatccacctgcctctgcctcccaagtgctgggattaaaggcctgtgccactactgcccatttttttagacagggtttctctgagccctggctgtcctggaactcattatgtagaccaggctggcctcaaacttgagtactggaattaaaggcatgttccactaCCACCaggcatttgattttttttttttttttgagataggacaTCTTTAGGAAGCCCTGGCCAGCTTGGAACTCATCATGTAATAGCCTAAAACTCAAaagttctttcttctgcctcctgagtgctgggatggaagtTATGCACCCAGCTGGCTAGTATGCATGATTCTGTCCCTACCTTCTCTGCCACTGGATTCAGGTCCTTCCTATTCTCAGACACAGGCCATCTGCCATCAAGTTTATTGTGTTCTAAAACCGTTCTGTCCCAAGCTCAGGGAATGTTCTTTCAACACCTTCAGCTTGCAGTGCTCTGCTCCAGGCCGCATGCGGCAGAACCCAGTGTGTTCTATAACCTGAGCTCTCCTCTCAGCAACCCGCACAGCACGGAAACCTCACCCCCAGGGACTAACCCGGCCTGCACCATGTGTACCTGCCAAGGAGCGTCAAATGGTTCCTTTGCCTGGACTTGAACTGCCCACTTGGGCACCTTCATTGTCTATTGTCTTCCATTGCCTGTGGCTAGGAGACTTTTTCTTTAGCTCTGGTTCCAGCCTAGACTCAGCTGACAGGGGCTTGGGTAGTAGGCCTTTGCCACAGCTATTCTCAATCTGAAGATAAATTCTCACAGATCTCTTAATGGGCATTAAAGATGGAGCTTTCTGACCAGTGTGCAGTGGGACTCAGGAATCTGCATTTCTAACACACTGGATTGTTCTACATTCCTGGGAGGACTGTCCCACTTAGGCAGGATTATTTCCTGCGATAATTAGCTAAACACTACACACAgctgaggaaaatcagagaaaatgcCCTTTTGTTTCTGGGCGCCTCACTTGACAGGTGTAACATTCTGACAGGCTACTTGCCACAGGTGCATGCTCCCCACGTGGTCCTTCTGTTGGTCAGCCCAGGCTCACCCAAGACTCCAATCCCTTGCAGCTGGGgccctccttcccacccttgtgttttcccttcctcctagCCCCTGCCTCCCACTCCTACAACCCTCCCTCAGATATTTTATTGTTCTGGCTAAGTTTTCCCTGCCAGACGGGGGTAGGGGAAGCACTGGCTGGACGGACAGGATGCTCTTCATTCATCCTGTCCTACTGAATGGGCAATTCTTCCATCCGAGAAAACCCTGTTATTTTCTACCAGAGAAATGGGCAGAGGCCTCTCTGAATTAGCTGGAGCCATCACTCCCAGGAAGAGACCCCCCTTTGTAAACATCCCAAAGCAGGCCCAACCTGCCATTCCTTTGTTGGGGCGGAGGGAATGGAATCTTACCGATAAGGCAGGGAAAGGTTTCAAAGAATTAACAAGCTTggcccacccttctccctccggCCTCCACGCACCCTACACgtaaaagaggaagggaaggggaaaagaaagcacCAACAAGAGTTTAGTAATCCCGGATCTTTCAAATACGAAGCATTTTTAACCAATccattttttaattcttaaattcttGACATTACAGAACTAAACTGAAATTTATTAACATTCCACTCTTACATTTCTTAccgacaaacagaaaaaaaatccatgagccaaaaacccaaacaaaactaaaaacagggAAAAGCTTATAAAACTAAATATGCATCCCAGCATTAACAGCTGAACAGAGAATGtgatttccttttaaattcttaGCGGATGATAAAGTGTAGAAACTGAACacttacaaattatttaaaacctGGAATCACTGACCAGAAATTACACAGTTGGATCATGGGAAAACAGCAGAAGGGGGTTACGAGCGAACCTACACTGTTCTAGCTGCACCCCATGCCCTTCTCAGAGGAAAGCCTGGCATTGATTAGATACTGGGCCAGGCTAATACTGGCAGCCGAGCCAGTAATAGTGACCTGCCTTCCAGAAGAGCCTTCCACTGGGTTGGCAATTTTGATCTGGGCCCCGGACATCTGGCGGATCTCATTGATGTTGGCGCCTTGACGCCCGATTATGCAGCCGATTAAGTTATTTGGAATGGTGAGTTCATGGGTGGTTTGAGTAGATGCATCCAAACTTGCCCAATAGCCTTTCACCTCTGGAGAGCTGGAGTCAATTCCGGCGAATCCCGTCCCGCCGTGCATCATGGCAAAGTGAGACTGTTGTCTTGCCACCTGGTTCAGCTTGGCCAGATCGAGCGGAGAAATGGTGTGTTGTCCTTGAATCGAGTAGGCGTCTAGAGGTGGTCCCTCCAGGTCGTGGGTGGCGTGGGGGTAGCCGGCCGCGTCGCTGCAGCGATCTTGGCCGCCCGCGCATATGACTGGCGAGCTGGCCGGCATGGGCTGGTACGGGATGGTCATGACTCTCCCTTGCGGAGACTGGGAGAGCGTCTCCAGCATGACCAGGCAGATCTGCTTGACACACTCGGTAACCGACTGCGGCACGCCGGCGATAGTGATGGCCCGCTCTGTCGAGTTGGGCAGCATATCCCCCGCCACCTGGACCTGGGCCCCCGTGCTCTCGCGGATCTCCTTGATCTTGCAGCCGCCCTTGCCGATCAGGGAGCCGCACTGGGTGGCGGGCACCACCAGCCGAAGGGTGACCGGGGGCCTGCTGGCCGCCGTACTGTTGGTCATGGAGCTGTTGATATCTTCCTCCAGCTTGTCGATGATCATGGCGAAGGCCTTAAAGATGGCATTGGTGGGCCCGGTCAGCGTGATGATTCTCTCCGGGCAGTTCCCCTCCGAGATGTTGATCCGCGCGCCGCTCTCCTCGCGGATCCTCTTCACCGACTCCCCTTTCTTCCCGATGATGCTGCCTACTTCCTTTCCGTGCATCAGCAGCCGAATGGTGAGAGTCACGTTGAGTCCGCTTTCAGTCACACCGGCGTCCATGGCGAGCGGCGGGCGGCGTTCGGGAGTTGGGCTCGTTACGTGGTCAAGTCCTGGGCGgctggcgggggaggggaggagtagGCCCGAACTGCCGGCGCGAGGCGAGCGGAGGGCCGCGGGAGCGGGCGGGCGCGGGAGGGAGNNNNNNNNNNNNNNNNNNNNNNNNNNNNNNNNNNNNNNNNNNNNNNNNNNNNNNNNNNNNNNNNNNNNNNNNNNNNNNNNNNNNNNNNNNNNNNNNNNNNGCGGACGGGCGGGTGGGCGAGGGCGCGGCGGTGGCGACTCCGGCGGCAGCCTCGGCGGTCTGGGCGGGGCGGGAAGCCCGCTTTCAACCCCGCGTACCCTCTGACCCCGGAAGTGCTTGCCGCGCAGGAcccctaggaaaaaaaaaaaagaggaccgGCCTTTTTAGGTCACAAGACTGCGCCAGCGCGCGCGGTCCTTGAGAAAAGTAACTGTGGCACGGCGTGGGGGAGGAAACGCACAGCGCGGGCCAGCCTGGGAAGCCGGCAGGGGTTGCGAGGGAACACGTGTTTTACTAACTCGAGAGGCACCGGCAGGGACGGGGGAAATTACTGTTTTGTGACGGAGAAAGCGATCGTTTTCCCTTCCGGCCGAAGGGGTAGAGCGCGCCGCGAATCAGGCAGTCGCGCGGGCCACTGCAGGCGGTCGCGGGGGACGCCGCGGGTTGAAAAACGTGCGCGTGAGGCGGCTAGGGCGCATGCGCGGGAGCGTGGGGGGGCGGNNNNNNNNNNNNNNNNNNNNNNNNNNNNNNNNNNNNNNNNNNNNNNNNNNNNNNNNNNNNNNNNNNNNNNNNNNNNNNNNNNNNNNNNNNNNNNNNNNNNNNNNNNNNNNNNNNNNNNNNNNNNNNNNNNNNNNNNNNNNNNNNNNNNNNNNNNNNNNNNNNNNNNNNNNNNNNNNNNNNNNNNNNNNNNNNNNNNNNNNNNNNNNNNNNCGGGTGGCCGTGCACGCGCTCGGGTGGGCACGTGGGGGCCTCTTCGTCCCCGGCGTCCGGGCGCctcgtcccctcccccaccctggccTCGGTCCGGCGGCCGCGTCCGGTGCGCAGGGCGACCTGCGACTCCGCCGGCCCGGCGTCCGGCATCCGGGCGGCGCGGGGACGAGACAGGAACGCGGGCCGCCGGAATAATGGCGGCCCtttacataatgctttgtttgCGTTTTGTTGGCTCGTGGCCGTGAGGCCCCGGGagccccacctcctgccctcGGGTTCGCTTCTCCCGCGGCAGCCGCGCAGATATTAGAGCAGACACACGCACTGAACGGCGGCCGGCCGGCCCCGCATGGCCGCCCTCGCTCGCGCCTCCCGGGCCGCGCTTTCCGAGGCGCCCAGCCCTCGGCGCGGCCGCCATCTTGGGAGGGCTTCCCGCCCGCGTTCCTCACGCCAGGAAATGGCCATCGGGACGCAGGAGAGCCCGTTATGGGTGCTTTGCGTTTTTCTGTTCCACCGGCCTAGGCAGACTAGCGGCGGGCGTGTGAACGTGAACGTGTCTGACACCTCGGAAAAGGGCTAACCGTGTGCTCCTCCGCCCCCTTGTCTCCCCACGTAGGGGAGGGCTTGCAGCCATGTTTCCCAACAAAATGGCGACACGTGTCGCCAGCGAGAAACAGGGGTGGGTCTGAAAACTCTAGAACGTCCGTCTTATTCTCAGTCCTTCCCCAAGTGCCTTCAGGATGAAATGAAAGGCCGCTTGGAAGTTTGTTGGCAGAAACTTGTGTTCTCCACTTTACTCGTTTGGCACGCGAATTAGTAAAATGCAGGCctaacgctttttttttttttttttgagtaatggcaggcgtgtgtgtgtctctgtgtgttttcgtgcgcgcgtgcgcatgcAGTACCTAGCCAAGTACCCAAGCATCTAGAAACCTGTTTTTCTAGACCTGTACAGGTTGTGGTGTTAACTGATTAAAGATTTTATAGCAAAGAAACCATTAGATGCCTGTGTCTCACTATTCTACTGTGACCCGCAAGTTCACAGTTATGTTCACTTTTATAGCCAAGAGGAACCGATGTTGTTTGTGGATTTGCCAGGTTTTAATTTCATTCTAAACATTTCAATgcaactttttttaatttttttttttttagtcacaATACCCTGACAGGAAATgggtatttatttttctctctctttttccccaaCAGAGTAAGATAAACCCGAAGGGATGAAGTTACTGACTGATTCATGGTCACTCTGTGTGGCGAATGGAATCCACGTTCTTCTGATTTTCTTACCGGTGAGCACCTTTTGCAGATTTTTACTTAATTCAgagttttagaatttattttttcacagcTGGAGATCAGAACTTTTCAGCCAAACTCTGTctaagccacattcccagcccttgTGTTTTTCAGTGCAAAGTCACTGTgtatcctcctgtttcagcctctcaaATACTGGAATTATAGCCATACACCATCACTGATAGGATTATAGAATTTAAATGTTTCAGGATGTGATAACaaacacctttaaccctagcccAGGTGATTTTCTGCACGTTTGaggccaggcagggctgcatagcaagaccctgtttcaaaaagaaaaagcatttatttaaatgctGTTTTCAGTGTATTagatgagtttatttatttatttttttaaaagatttatttattatgtatacagcgttttccctacatatatgctgcagaccagaagagggcaccagatctcattacagatggttgtgagccacNNNNNNNNNNNNNNNNNNNNNNNNNNNNNNNNNNNNNNNNNNNNNNNNNNNNNNNNNNNNNNNNNNNNNNNNNNNNNNNNNNNNNNNNNNNNNNNNNNNNCAAACATTTTCATAACTGCAGTTAGCACTgcactcttttattattattattattttttttttttttttatttcagatagGATGGTCCTCACcttcctggaactcaactctgtagaccagtctgaccttgatTGAATttagaggtctacctgcctctaactgggagtgctgggattaaaggcctgtgtaaCTACCACCGGCTAgtttgtcattttttaatttttacttatttattatgtttgtttttgaaggcagggtttctttgtgtagccctagaggtcctttaactcactctgtagtagaccaggttagccttgaactcacagagatcagcctgcctctgcctcccaaatgctgaaattaaaggtgtgtgccaccacagcttggCTGAGCTTGTCATTTTTAAAGGAGCCACTCAGATAACCAATTGTTGTATAGCTGGCTCCTGTTTGTATGTTTAGCATCTTCCAGATTTTCCTGGTGTAGGTGACACTTGTTTAGGCTCAAATACTATTTTAAGAAACCTCTGGGTAAGGACCCGAAGTGGAAGTGATTCAGTTTTGCCCACAGGTCAAGGTATCTGTTAATCTGGCCTCATCTGTGGCACAGTTTCGTCTACCTGGCTCCAGGGGAGCAAGCAGCTTCTGTATGTTTCATTTATTCATGTGGTGGTTTTCTGGCGTCCCCATCCCAATACCTTAGcagataaaataaactattttaccTGGCTCCAAGCCTCTATTTTCTGCAAATATTGACAGAATGTGGGAGAGTGTTAGCTAAATCATAATCTGTAGACTCTTCAATGTGATTGGTGGTGGGCCAAGCAGCAAATGAGTACCTAAGTGCCTTAGATGGGCGGGCTTCAGGGAGAGGAGAGCTTCCATTGCGATGGTGTGTCAGACCTTCCAAATTAATGTTGTCTTACTTAGCTCTGCAAACACAGGTTTAACAGGAACACAACATCAGCAACGACAATAACAGACATGGAATGTGTGCTAGGCACTGGTGTGAGCATTCTTGGGTACTTTAGTCCGTGcttctcacattttaaaaaaggaaagcacTGAACAAATAAATTTACAcgactcacatgcacatacatataacaaaactattAGAAAATAGCATGACTATTTGGAATATACTCTGGAAATGTCTGTTCGTTTCtttataatcaaagaaaagacGAACCATTATAATTAAAGTAATTAAGAGCCGTAAGTAGGCTTTGACAGATGCACATGTTTAACTCTCACAGAACTTGATGTGAGTGATGATATTTCCATTTTACACAGGTAAAGGACTAGAGTCTAGGCCGTTTGAGTTCAGAAGCTATATATTGAGCCCCTAAACTACGTGTGGATTTTCCTGGGTGTCTCTTGCATGGTGACTGAGTAGATTAAGGAATTTAGAATATTAATAAGCATTAAAAGGTCAGGCAAAtagagtcaggcttggtggtttacatctttaatctcagcactctggagccagaagcaagaggatctctgagtttgaggtctgcctggcttacatagtgagttccaggatagccgacAAACAAACTGcaaaatcaggaaacaaaaggatgaaattaaatataatgaGGGAGTGTCCTAATTCAGAAAATTCTGGTTCGCAATTTGCCAATTTTAAAGCTTttatctcaggctggagagatggcttagcagttaagagaacatCTTCCGCCAGTTCTGGTGGCACaggccggtaggatttgctgaaggaggcagaggcaggtgtatctggagttggaggtcagcctggactacacatttaagaaagaaagaaaaaaaaaagtacatctTCCAGGGTACCTACCTCTTCCAGGGTACCTGTGtttaattctcagaacccacatagtgtCTCACAATTATTTGTTAGCTCTAAttctaggggacctgatgccctcttctggcatctggaGGAACCAGGCATACAAGtgacatacatacattcagatgAAAATATCCGTagacataaaatttataaaaagagccagatggtggtagtacatgcctttagtcccagctttggggaggcagagcagacggatctctgagttcgatgccagcctggtaaatagagcaagttctaagacagtcagggctacacagaaaaagcttgtcttgaataaaacaaaaccaatatatataaagACTACTGAGACAAAAAAGGCTTAAAATAGGTGGAttttctggccgggcggtggtggtgcacgcctttaatcccagcactcgggaggcagaggcaggcggatctctgtgagttcgagaccagcctggtctacagagctagttctaggacaggctccaaagccacagagaaaccctgtctcgaaaaaccaaaaaaaaaaaaaaaaaaaaaaaaaaggtagatttTCTGGATGAAAAGCCagattttttttgtactttatattaattatatattaatcgtgcttgtgtgtgtgtgagtataataaaaatcaggaaatacttcattttctttatttttggttagtttgtttttgttttttcgagacagggtttctctgtgtaaccttggctctcctggcaccagctctgtagaccaggctggccttgaactcagagattctcctgtgtttgcctcccaaatgctgggattaaaggcatgtgccaccactgtcaagctgatttcatcttttctttttttaattttagatggtcttttattgaaatattttctcttattgtttCTTAGCTAGCTGGGCATTCCACAGCACCATTGTTGATATCATCAATGATGTCACGAGGCCGTCCACATTGCAGCCCACAGACTGTGCAGTACCCAGGATCTCTTTAATAGTTTCAGAAAGTTCTCTAGCTAAAGACCCGTGTCTCATCTGCCGGGCAGTGTTGACAACCTCATCGAAAATGATATTTCCGCTATGTTTAAtgttcttctgcttctttctcttggtgGCCTTGAGGACTTTGATGatcagggcagaggcagagggcacCGCCTTAGTCTGGGCCTGTCTGTTCTGGGTTGTCAGTTTCACTGTAACCTCTGGCCTTTCCAGTCACCCGTTGCCTTGGCAATATCATCACcaattttttttagagacagaccCAGGGGGCCTGATCTTAGGGGCCAAGGTGGATGTGGTCCAGCCTCACCTCTGGTGCACCTCAGGTATAGGACTTTGATCTAGTTGGGGTTGAACTTGGGCGGCATGGTGGAGGTGCGGATGAACCCAGATTCGGGGTGACTGAGGAAAGTTGCACCATTGCCTCCTTTGAGCCGAAAGCCAAAAAGTGATTTTAtccttttttgaaaaaagatatttttaatatttttatttgatatgtgAGTGTTTTTGCATACATGTCTGTAAGTGTACCCTGTGTGTGAAGTGCCTGATGAGGTCAGAAGAGACTGTTGATTCCCAGATATGTGTCCTACCACTGGGACTTACTGTGAGACTTTGATAACCCAGCTGTTTGGGCTAAGTGTTCCCATCTATAAAACAAAAGCCCAACTAATCTCTAAGCGCTTTTCTGACTTTGTCCTGGTATGGTACTATTTGATGACCTTGCTTGTTTATTCTTTTGGGTAAGGGGGGGTATTTTTTACCTCATTGAGCAAATTCTTTGCTCCCCTTACACCCAACTCCATGTTCTGAAGAGCTGCCCATGAAGCTACTGAGATAATGGAACAATGGACTGGATAGTTCCCTATATCTCATTCATGATTCTTGAATTCAAGTGACCACAGGTTGGTTAAGGGGCTTAAGGAGTCTGGGAAAACGAGTCAGGCCTAGACTTTGTAAGTTGAACCACAGGATTTATACTCCATTCAGAGGGatgatttttatttcctcttagcTTATGTTGACATGCTACATAAGCCCTTTCACAGTGATTTTACATTCTTTATCTCAGACAACCTTGCCATTCAACTGTTATTAAATGTGCACTTCACACAAGAGCAATCTGTGGGTGGGAAAGGACTTGCTGAAGATTAGACAGCTTGTTAGGACTTGAGGTGACTCTCGACTACTGTAGATTGTTCTTTTTTCACTGTGCCTGTGGCTATGACTGACAGCAGAAAAGTAGTACTCGAGACTCAGAAGAACATCTACTTGAATGACCTCAGGCCTTGACTTTCTTGAGTTAAGGGTTAAGagactcttctttctctctgtccctctctctctctctctctctctctctctctcctctctctctctctctNNNNNNNNNNNNNNNNNNNNNNNNNNNNNNNNNNNNNNNNNNNNNNNNNNNNNNNNNNNNNNNNNNNNNNNNNNNNNNNNNNNNNNNNNNNNNNNNNNNNNNNNNNNNNNNNNNNNNNNNNNNNNNNNNNNNNNNNNNNNNNNNNNNNNNNNNNNNNNNNNNNNNNNNNNNNNNNNNNNNNNNNNNNNNNNNNNNNNNNNNNNNNNNNNNNNNNNNNNNNNNNNNNNNNNNNNNNNNNNNNNNNNNNNNNNNNNNNNNNNNNNNNNNNNNNNNNNNNNNNNNNNNNNNNNNNNNNNNNNNNNNNNNNNNNNNNNNNNNNNNNNNNNNNNNNNNNNNNNNNNNNNNNNNNNNNNNcctggtctacagagctagatccaggacaggctccaaagccaca
This genomic window contains:
- the Pcbp1 gene encoding poly(rC)-binding protein 1, yielding MDAGVTESGLNVTLTIRLLMHGKEVGSIIGKKGESVKRIREESGARINISEGNCPERIITLTGPTNAIFKAFAMIIDKLEEDINSSMTNSTAASRPPVTLRLVVPATQCGSLIGKGGCKIKEIRESTGAQVQVAGDMLPNSTERAITIAGVPQSVTECVKQICLVMLETLSQSPQGRVMTIPYQPMPASSPVICAGGQDRCSDAAGYPHATHDLEGPPLDAYSIQGQHTISPLDLAKLNQVARQQSHFAMMHGGTGFAGIDSSSPEVKGYWASLDASTQTTHELTIPNNLIGCIIGRQGANINEIRQMSGAQIKIANPVEGSSGRQVTITGSAASISLAQYLINARLSSEKGMGCS